In Scomber scombrus chromosome 17, fScoSco1.1, whole genome shotgun sequence, the following proteins share a genomic window:
- the ccdc25 gene encoding coiled-coil domain-containing protein 25, with translation MVFYFKSAVVNPPYTIYMGKDKYENEDLIKYGWPEDIWFHVDKLSSAHVYLRLPKGHTINDIPPEVLIDCAQLVKNNSIQGCKMNNINVVYTPWANLKKTGDMDVGQIGFHRQKEVKLVAVEKKINEMVNRLEKTKDERYPDLAAEKESRDREERNEKKAELQDQKKREKDEQKRRKEMDELKSYTSLMKDENMQTNEDGNDSDDFM, from the exons ATGGTGTTTTACTTCAAAAGTGCCG TTGTGAACCCTCCCTACACTATCTACATGGGGAAGGACAAGTATGAAA ATGAGGATCTAATCAAGTATGGATGGCCTGAAGACATCTG GTTTCATGTGGACAAACTGTCCTCGGCTCACGTTTATCTGAGACTGCCAAAG GGTCACACCATCAATGACATCCCTCCAGAGGTGCTGATAGACTGCGCACAGCTGGTGAAAAACAATAGCATTCAAG GCTGTAAGATGAACAACATTAATGTGGTTTACACACCGTGGGCCAACCTGAAGAAAACTGGAGACATGGACGTGGGTCAGATCGGCTTCCATCGACAGAAAGAG GTGAAGCTCGTAGCAGTGGAGAAGAAGATCAACGAGATGGTAAACCGCCTGGAGAAAACGAAAGATGAACGCTACCCCGACCTGGCGGCGGAGAAAGAGTCGAGAGACCGAGAGGAGAGGAACGAGAAGAAAGCTGAGCTCCAAGATCAGAAGAAACGAGAGAAGGATGagcagaaaaggagaaaagagatgGACGAGCTGAA GAGCTATACTTCACTGATGAAGGATGAAAATATGCAGACTAATGAG GATGGGAACGATTCAGACGACTTCATGTGA
- the esco2 gene encoding N-acetyltransferase ESCO2 translates to MMLTTTTRKRKLTSSDSDSHPTQKGVRVEASPMKRTSLRKKAAGRLEKENCPSPKKSPPKSPCKLVPRSFYGQKKPIYLTPLERKAIKDSLPSPPPPPAPLPLPPSQAKKTEKKKKNVKGGSKPRKTAGGSSHAGNMGFKGYNTSTKAIKLSKLNSSTTTKPAPTPAAVPKNTTSKPTEPKKAITITFSSMKPKPKIFVGAAFFSTGKKPTSMYKKSAHKSSSKPAAAQGKNKAVLPQTKTEKPMQQQQQQQQQQQTTKETNPPQKHPEKAAAQPVQKEENQQTPKQRVKFDPTDWLDCFNDLPETPPSLSSPEVLSEKYGITKNLKIVLTRTPTASPASTVSSLRSQGEFLADGGSVPVFDLSDITPVSAASTSPKESAAVYPIFGSASKRSKKAAVRSPVSCSTPAGPMTTLPPHTSSAKERTLRRRKDKQDDDQLIIDAGQKQFGATNCGSCGMVYSADNPEDNFQHTQFHQRFLDSIKFVGWKKERVVAEFWDGKILLVMPDDPKYAVKKADDVRRVADNELGFQQLTLSRPTQSKTYLFINTERMVVGCLVAEPIRQGYRVLEQPDRHKDMMKDDFMERHRAWCCSTVPEQALCGISRIWVFSLARRQGIATRMLDTVRSSFMYGSHLTKEEIAFSDPTPDGKQFATKYCNTPTFLVYNFIA, encoded by the exons ATGATGCTGACTACCACAACAAGGAAGAGGAAGCTCACCTCTTCAGACTCTGACAG TCACCCGACCCAGAAAGGGGTGAGGGTGGAGGCGTCCCCGATGAAGAGGACATCCCTCAGGAAGAAAGCAGCTGGGCGTCTGGAAAAAGAGAACTGTCCTTCACCGAAGAAATCCCCAC CCAAATCACCCTGTAAATTGGTTCCAAGATCCTTCTATGGGCAGAAGAAGCCTATCTATCTCACTCCACTAGAAAGGAAGGCCATAAAGGATTCTctgccttctcctcctcctcctcctgctcctctccccTTGCCTCCTTCCCAGGcaaagaagacagagaagaagaagaagaacgtGAAAGGAGGCAGCAAACCCAGAAAAACAGCTGGAGGATCTAGTCATGCAGGGAATATGGGCTTTAAAGGCTACAATACATCTACAAAGGCGATAAAGCTGTCCAAACTTAACAGCAG tactactactaaaccAGCACCCACTCCAGCAGCTGTTCCCAAAAATACTACCAGCAAGCCCACAGAGCCAAAGAAGGCCATCACCATCACTTTCAGCAGCATGAAGCCCAAGCCCAAGATCTTTGTTGGAGCTGCTTTCTTCAGTACGGGGAAGAAGCCCACCTCCATGTACAAAAAGTCTGCACACAAGTCCTCGAGCAAGCCGGCTGCAGCACAGGGGAAGAACAAAGCTGTGCTGCCACAGACCAAGACTGAGAAaccaatgcagcagcagcagcagcagcagcagcagcagcagaccacTAAGGAGACAAACCCACCACAGAAACATCCTGAAAAG GCTGCTGCTCAGCCAGTCCAGAAAGAAGAGAACCAACAGACCCCCAAACAGAGAGTCAAGTTTGATCCAACAGACTGGTTGGATTGTTTTAATGACCTGCCAGAAACTCCACCATCACTGAG CTCTCCTGAAGTCTTGTCGGAGAAATATGGGATTACTAAAAATCTGAAGATCGTGCTGACGAGGACACCAACAGCAAGTCCTGCATCCACAGTCTCATCCCTCCGCAGTCAG GGTGAATTTCTGGCTGATGGAGGATCTGTGCCTGTCTTTGACCTCAGTGATATAACTCCTGTCAGTGCTGCCTCCACCTCACCCAAAG aATCTGCAGCAGTGTATCCTATCTTTGGTTCTGCCTCCAAAAG GTCAAAGAAGGCAGCTGTACGGTCTCCGGTGTCCTGCAGCACCCCCGCTGGCCCAATGACCACACTGCCGCCTCATACATCATCGGCGAAGGAGCGAACTCTCCGCAGGAGGAAAGATAAACAGGATGACGACCAGCTCATTATC GACGCAGGTCAGAAGCAGTTTGGCGCCACCAACTGCGGCTCATGTGGGATGGTGTACAGCGCAGACAACCCAGAAGACAATTTCCAACACACCCAGTTCCACCAGCGCTTCCTAGACTCCATCAAATTTGTG GGCTGGAAGAAGGAACGGGTGGTGGCCGAGTTCTGGGATGGAAAAATTCTCCTGGTCATGCCAGATGATCCCAAATACGCCGTCAAAAAG gcagACGACGTGCGGCGTGTAGCAGATAACGAGTTGGGTTTCCAGCAGTTGACTCTGAGCAGACCCACACAGTCTAAGACCTACCTGTTCATCAACACAGAGCGCATGGTGGTGGGCTGCCTCGTCGCTGAGCCCATACGACAG GGTTACAGAGTGCTGGAGCAGCCGGATCGGCACAAGGACATGATGAAGGACGACTTCATGGAGCGACACAGGGCCTGGTGCTGCTCCACTGTCCCAGAACAGGCTCTGTGTGGGATCAGCAGGATCTGGGTGTTCAGCCTGGCCAGACGACAGGGCATCGCAACACGCATGCTGGACACTGTCAG GAGCTCCTTCATGTACGGCAGTCACCTGACTAAGGAGGAAATCGCCTTCTCTGACCCGACACCTGACGGCAAACAGTTTGCAACCAAGTACTGCAACACACCGACCTTCCTGGTCTATAACTTCATTGCATGA